A single Spiroplasma floricola 23-6 DNA region contains:
- a CDS encoding DUF2130 domain-containing protein: protein MQQLLINCPKCHQDFDLLEIGKVQNRDTESFLEYKKHLEEEIRGQIEKDISQNLEKNFNFRLESKIKEIDLEKNIELSKLNTIIENLKKDMAYIEENKQKESQMLATQLESKITQEKQSEIDSLKEKIVKLESDAKNIDQLNKSELEKRQLELTSNFEIEKRKFELDLSKYSSQLENYKNEKQLELNQKELELKEKYESIISTKEIEITDLKIANATNRILNNKTKGENWENEVELELRKIASSTGDEVNKITRTGTKADFLQIVRDKDKDLGKIVFECKNGEWKETWEPKLTEDMAKEGANYAILVATSTHEKFKVPFLVSQKNKNILIADPDSFVFVTSMVRKLILIESNLRDKTDNNETFEQFNKWKLNSLETFKGIVQKAVDGIESDERTILNKVEDIKKHREKLWRNWQTLMLDFLEGFRY from the coding sequence ATGCAACAATTACTAATAAATTGTCCAAAATGTCACCAAGATTTCGATTTACTTGAGATAGGTAAAGTACAAAATAGAGATACTGAAAGTTTTTTAGAGTATAAAAAACACTTAGAAGAAGAAATTAGAGGTCAAATTGAAAAGGACATCAGTCAAAATTTAGAAAAAAATTTTAATTTTAGATTAGAATCTAAAATTAAAGAAATTGATCTAGAAAAAAATATAGAGTTATCTAAGCTAAATACAATTATAGAAAATTTAAAAAAAGATATGGCCTATATTGAAGAGAATAAACAAAAAGAAAGTCAAATGTTAGCAACTCAATTAGAGTCAAAAATTACTCAAGAAAAACAATCAGAAATTGACTCTTTAAAAGAGAAAATTGTAAAACTTGAAAGTGATGCTAAAAATATTGATCAATTGAATAAAAGTGAGTTAGAGAAAAGACAACTTGAATTAACTTCAAATTTTGAAATAGAAAAAAGAAAATTTGAATTAGATTTATCAAAATATAGTTCTCAATTGGAGAACTATAAAAATGAAAAACAACTTGAATTAAATCAAAAGGAATTAGAACTTAAAGAAAAATATGAATCAATAATTTCTACAAAAGAAATAGAAATAACTGATCTGAAAATAGCTAATGCTACAAACAGAATTCTTAATAACAAAACAAAAGGTGAAAACTGAGAAAATGAAGTTGAATTAGAATTAAGAAAAATTGCTTCATCAACAGGAGATGAAGTTAATAAAATTACACGAACAGGTACAAAAGCTGACTTCTTACAAATTGTAAGAGATAAAGATAAAGATCTAGGAAAAATAGTTTTTGAATGTAAAAATGGAGAATGAAAAGAAACATGAGAGCCTAAATTAACAGAAGATATGGCAAAAGAAGGAGCAAATTATGCAATTCTTGTTGCAACAAGTACTCATGAAAAATTTAAAGTACCATTTTTAGTATCACAAAAAAATAAAAATATCTTAATTGCAGATCCTGACAGTTTTGTATTTGTAACTTCAATGGTTAGAAAGTTAATTTTAATTGAATCTAACCTAAGAGATAAAACAGATAATAATGAAACTTTTGAACAATTTAATAAATGAAAATTAAATTCTTTAGAAACATTTAAAGGCATTGTTCAAAAAGCAGTTGATGGAATTGAATCAGATGAAAGAACTATTTTAAATAAAGTAGAAGATATTAAAAAACATAGGGAAAAATTATGAAGAAATTGACAAACATTAATGTTAGATTTCTTAGAAGGGTTTAGGTATTAA
- a CDS encoding glycoside hydrolase family 68 protein, producing the protein MKILLSLLGSSLFPSASICNVLVQEQVVINNQTYRWTEKAASTVKFDQSRLIPNIDYSNKTAFIDNYDIWDSWALLDNNGQVATINGYQIWFALSKPSDGTGHTKIMYFYSKTGSDWIPGGYALSQNLIEGTEEWSGSALFDEKTKQVNLFYTVSNHTYGKNWNQRIALAKMDLNFDQDIPKFNTPVFHKIIAQPDGDLYQTHQAAEAQGYAKQKWAFRDPFYFRDPKTNQEYMLFEGNTGLLTGKEGERLPEYTGGFEDYPENYDFERSNMANSAIGIAKLNLQEGKVEFLNPLWASNLVSDETERPSLIYNAKYDRYYMFTTTHGYYNMNLAPGLDKNDSLHGFTAKESIFGEMKPINDDGLILYSHPENETINGEVVWNKNYAYAWGVMYDNLDSDYLLTLAFSNFSSNGENELQRIRGAAPSLLLKIKDDKITIEDELLPAQVMRR; encoded by the coding sequence ATGAAAATATTATTAAGTTTGCTTGGAAGTTCTTTATTTCCAAGTGCATCAATTTGTAATGTTTTAGTTCAAGAACAAGTAGTCATTAATAATCAAACTTACAGATGAACAGAAAAAGCTGCATCTACAGTAAAATTTGATCAATCAAGATTAATACCTAATATTGATTATTCAAATAAAACTGCTTTTATCGATAATTATGATATTTGAGATAGTTGAGCGCTATTAGATAATAATGGTCAAGTAGCTACTATAAATGGATATCAAATTTGATTTGCTCTATCAAAACCAAGTGATGGAACAGGACATACAAAAATAATGTACTTTTATTCAAAAACTGGATCTGATTGAATTCCAGGAGGATATGCTTTAAGTCAAAATTTAATTGAAGGTACAGAAGAGTGATCTGGTTCAGCACTCTTTGATGAAAAAACAAAACAAGTTAATTTATTTTATACTGTTTCTAATCACACTTATGGAAAAAATTGAAATCAAAGAATAGCTTTAGCTAAAATGGATTTAAATTTTGATCAAGATATTCCAAAATTTAATACTCCAGTATTTCATAAAATAATAGCACAACCAGATGGAGATTTATATCAAACTCATCAAGCAGCAGAAGCACAAGGTTATGCAAAACAAAAATGAGCATTTAGAGATCCATTTTACTTTAGAGATCCAAAAACAAATCAAGAATATATGTTATTTGAAGGAAACACAGGTCTTTTAACTGGTAAAGAAGGTGAAAGACTTCCTGAATACACTGGAGGATTTGAAGATTATCCAGAAAATTATGATTTTGAAAGAAGCAATATGGCAAATTCAGCAATAGGGATTGCTAAATTAAATTTACAAGAAGGAAAAGTAGAATTCTTAAATCCTTTATGAGCATCTAATCTAGTTTCAGATGAAACTGAAAGACCAAGTTTAATTTATAATGCCAAATATGATAGATATTATATGTTTACAACAACACATGGTTACTATAATATGAATTTAGCACCAGGATTAGATAAAAATGATAGCTTACATGGTTTCACAGCAAAAGAAAGTATTTTTGGAGAAATGAAACCAATCAATGATGATGGATTAATATTATATTCACACCCAGAAAATGAAACAATTAATGGAGAAGTTGTATGAAATAAAAATTATGCTTATGCATGAGGAGTTATGTATGATAATTTAGACTCTGATTATCTACTAACTTTAGCATTTTCTAATTTCTCTTCAAATGGAGAAAATGAACTGCAAAGAATAAGAGGAGCAGCTCCAAGTTTATTGTTAAAAATTAAAGATGATAAAATAACAATTGAAGATGAACTTCTTCCAGCTCAAGTTATGAGAAGATAG
- a CDS encoding alanine--tRNA ligase-related protein codes for MLKNFKGYEQFEINTKVTEFVNKEKFTLMYLQETVFFPESAGQTGDLGVIEFNNNSYKILGLAISEDKVVHKTELIKDIQVGSEVVAKIDLKHRELVSQNHSAAHLLFDTIRELFPTSLGKGYFNDENGLRIDMQLDEKVDWDLIFKLNQIVIKKTKSGAYKEEIIVDAQTAKNEYNLAIEFNEKELEGDLRIVKFKNISIQLCSGTHVRNLLEIPNFLIYDFESKGSNIYRFYARTNPKFLEQEYDKFRKNELPEVIHISEKYSSLKFKYGEDKNVEKARDAILTITKEFLLPKWDVYIKFKIITTNLRKAMNEYLIHVDAKKKDFLFNKYKNIEPTVFGDNKIFVINENNLENKDYNFICETVLKNNKNSYVEIIDQGAKMFFCKSNCSINAFERMDTHDSLVIKGGGNEKTAQGKILERSKIKN; via the coding sequence ATGTTAAAAAACTTTAAAGGCTATGAACAATTTGAAATAAATACTAAAGTAACAGAATTTGTAAATAAAGAAAAATTTACTTTAATGTATTTACAAGAAACTGTATTTTTTCCAGAATCTGCAGGACAAACAGGAGATCTAGGGGTAATTGAATTTAATAATAACAGCTATAAAATATTGGGTCTTGCAATAAGTGAAGATAAAGTAGTGCATAAAACTGAATTAATAAAAGATATTCAAGTAGGATCAGAAGTTGTTGCAAAAATTGATTTAAAACACAGAGAACTTGTAAGTCAAAACCACAGTGCAGCTCATTTATTATTTGATACAATAAGAGAACTGTTTCCAACAAGTTTAGGAAAAGGTTATTTTAATGATGAAAATGGTTTAAGAATTGATATGCAACTTGATGAAAAAGTGGATTGAGATTTAATTTTTAAATTAAATCAAATAGTTATTAAAAAAACAAAATCGGGAGCATATAAAGAAGAAATTATTGTTGATGCACAAACTGCAAAAAATGAATATAATCTTGCTATAGAATTTAATGAAAAAGAATTAGAAGGAGATTTAAGAATTGTAAAATTCAAAAACATCTCCATTCAACTGTGTAGTGGAACTCATGTAAGGAACTTACTTGAAATACCTAATTTTTTAATTTATGATTTTGAATCAAAAGGAAGTAATATTTACAGATTTTATGCAAGAACAAATCCAAAATTTTTAGAACAAGAATATGATAAGTTTAGAAAAAATGAACTTCCAGAAGTTATTCATATATCTGAAAAATACTCATCACTTAAATTTAAGTATGGGGAAGATAAAAATGTTGAAAAAGCAAGAGATGCCATTTTAACAATTACAAAAGAATTTTTACTTCCAAAGTGAGATGTATATATAAAATTTAAAATTATTACAACAAATTTAAGAAAAGCAATGAATGAATATTTAATTCATGTTGATGCAAAGAAAAAAGATTTCTTATTTAATAAATATAAAAATATAGAACCAACTGTGTTTGGAGATAATAAAATATTTGTAATAAACGAAAATAATTTGGAGAACAAAGATTATAATTTTATTTGTGAAACTGTTTTAAAAAATAATAAAAATTCATATGTAGAAATAATTGATCAAGGTGCAAAAATGTTTTTCTGTAAATCTAATTGCTCTATTAATGCTTTTGAAAGAATGGATACACATGATTCATTAGTAATTAAAGGTGGAGGAAATGAAAAAACTGCACAAGGAAAAATCTTAGAAAGATCAAAAATTAAAAATTAA
- a CDS encoding ATP-binding cassette domain-containing protein, whose product METTVINFQDFKKKFKKTQIGPIDLEIKAGKITALCGRSGSGKSVILNSIIGAIKKYKGNIFFNSVNRRKRRSYLQNSLFGFYTQMDFSLYDISAYSFLKLICLSFNIEKNKIKEEIEYWMTYFGLWEERNKKVKNFSWGMKNRMNLIMCFIKRAEIIILDEPGANLDSYWRNKIKNLLKEHKKMGKTVIITAHNIDEIWDIIDDYIILEEGQKIFQGSQKELNIYNKYKLFLDKKFSVEKFKDFLKEKNIKSFRYNEDENSIVFATNSLKEINWIFLYFIGLANPILNLVKLPINMESINKAIEDNQNNKTKIKS is encoded by the coding sequence ATGGAAACAACAGTTATTAATTTTCAAGATTTTAAAAAGAAATTTAAAAAAACTCAAATAGGTCCTATTGATTTGGAAATCAAAGCAGGAAAAATTACTGCTTTGTGTGGAAGAAGTGGTAGTGGAAAATCTGTTATTTTAAATTCAATAATAGGGGCAATTAAAAAATACAAAGGAAACATATTCTTTAACAGTGTAAATAGAAGAAAGCGTCGTTCATACTTACAAAATTCATTATTTGGTTTTTATACTCAAATGGATTTTTCTCTTTATGATATTTCAGCATATAGTTTTTTAAAGTTAATTTGCTTATCATTTAATATTGAAAAAAATAAAATAAAAGAAGAGATTGAATATTGAATGACTTATTTTGGTCTTTGAGAAGAAAGAAATAAAAAAGTTAAAAATTTTTCATGGGGAATGAAAAATAGAATGAACTTAATTATGTGTTTTATTAAAAGAGCAGAGATTATAATTTTAGATGAACCTGGAGCTAATTTAGATTCTTATTGAAGAAATAAAATTAAAAACTTATTAAAAGAGCATAAAAAAATGGGAAAAACTGTTATTATTACAGCTCACAATATTGATGAAATATGAGATATTATCGATGATTATATAATCTTAGAAGAAGGTCAAAAAATCTTTCAAGGTTCTCAAAAAGAATTAAATATTTATAATAAGTACAAGTTATTTTTAGATAAGAAATTTAGTGTTGAGAAATTTAAAGACTTCTTAAAAGAAAAAAATATTAAAAGCTTTAGATATAATGAGGATGAAAACTCTATTGTTTTTGCAACAAACTCATTAAAAGAAATAAATTGAATCTTCTTATACTTTATTGGATTGGCAAATCCAATATTAAATCTTGTAAAGTTACCAATAAATATGGAGTCAATTAATAAAGCTATTGAAGATAATCAAAATAATAAAACAAAAATTAAAAGTTAA
- a CDS encoding ATP-binding cassette domain-containing protein: MEKIVINFQNFEKKFKRTKIGPIDLQINEGNITALCGRSGSGKSVILNSIIGAIKKYKGNIFFADENRRKRKSYLQNSLFGFYTQMDFSLYDISAYSFLKLICLSFNIEKDKIKEEIEYWMTYFGLWEDRDKKVKNFSWGMKNRMNLIMCFIKRTEIIILDEPGANLDSYWRNKIKNLLKDYKKEGKTVIISAHNIDEIWDIIDDYVILGDGLKIFQGSNQELNIYNKYKLFLDKKFDVDKFKEFLKQKNIKSFKYNDDENSIVFATNSLKEINWVFLYFIGLANPILNLIKLPINMESINKAIEDNKVKK; this comes from the coding sequence ATGGAAAAAATAGTTATAAATTTTCAAAATTTCGAAAAGAAATTCAAAAGAACAAAAATTGGACCAATTGATTTACAAATAAATGAAGGAAATATTACTGCTTTGTGTGGAAGAAGTGGTAGTGGAAAATCTGTTATTTTAAATTCAATAATAGGGGCAATTAAAAAATATAAGGGAAATATTTTCTTTGCTGATGAAAATCGAAGAAAACGCAAGTCTTATTTACAAAACTCATTATTTGGTTTTTATACACAAATGGATTTTTCTTTATATGATATTTCAGCATATAGTTTTTTGAAATTAATTTGTTTATCATTTAACATTGAAAAAGACAAAATAAAAGAAGAAATTGAATATTGAATGACTTATTTTGGTCTTTGAGAGGATAGAGATAAAAAAGTTAAAAATTTTTCATGGGGAATGAAGAATAGAATGAACTTAATTATGTGCTTTATTAAAAGAACAGAGATCATAATTTTAGATGAACCTGGAGCTAATTTAGATTCTTATTGAAGAAATAAGATTAAAAATTTATTAAAAGATTATAAAAAAGAAGGTAAAACAGTTATCATAAGTGCTCACAATATTGATGAAATATGAGATATTATTGATGATTATGTAATTTTAGGTGATGGTTTAAAAATTTTTCAAGGTTCTAATCAAGAGTTAAATATTTATAATAAATACAAACTATTTTTAGATAAGAAATTTGATGTTGATAAATTTAAAGAATTTTTAAAACAAAAAAATATTAAAAGCTTTAAATACAATGATGATGAAAATTCAATTGTATTTGCAACTAATTCACTGAAAGAAATTAACTGAGTTTTCTTATACTTTATTGGTTTGGCAAATCCTATTTTAAATCTTATAAAATTGCCTATAAATATGGAATCTATCAATAAGGCAATTGAAGATAATAAAGTAAAAAAATAG